From the genome of Longispora fulva:
GGAGATCTACCAGAGCACACTGAAGTACTACTCCCGGCCGCTCCTCGACTTCGACCGGCAGGTGTACTCCGTGACATTCGCCAGGAAGGCCGCGCCGGCATGGCGTTCCTCGACGAACTAGTCGGCCTGACCGTGACCCTGCGCGGCACGGCGGCCGACGCGCACCGGGGCGCCGTCGTTCTCGGGGACGCCGGCTGGGTGGTGCACGTCGAGGGCCTGGCGGAGTGGGGCCCGGCGACCGGCCGGCCGGTGGAGGTGACCGGACTCCTCGTCGAGACGCCGCTCGGGCCGCAGCCGGTGGTCCGGGACGGGGCCGTGAGCCACGGCGCGTCGGGTACCCGCCACGTGCTGCGCGGGGCCAGCTGGCGGCTGGCGGCGTGACACCCCGTGCCCGGGTCGACACCGCGACCCGGGCACGGGGCACACCGTCCCAAAGGGACGCGGGCGGTCATTTCCGGCCATAGTTTCCCGCGGAGCCGATCGGCTAGGGTACTGGTCGGTTCTCCGAGGGGCGGGATGTCCATGAAGGTGTCGGGTTCCCGGGTCCTGCTGGCCGGGTGTGCCCTGCTCGTCGCGCTCGGCGGGTGCGGCGGGCCCACCGCGCACGCGGCACCGGCCACCCCCGGCCCCGCCACGCCGTCGGCTCCCGCCGGGACGCCGTCCCCGTCCATCTCTCCGACCCCGTCGCCCACGCCGTCGCCCAGCGCCTCGGCGAAGCCGAAACCGCAGCCCAGCGTGACACTGAGGAAGCCGGTGCCGGCGGGTGCGGATGTGCCGAAGGCGCCGGCTCCGCCGCCGGTGGCCGATGGGGTGCCGTTGCAGGGTCTGGGCACGTTCAGCACGGCGGCCGGTGGTACGGACGTGGTGGGTGCGGGTACGACGCTGGTGAAGTACCGGGTCGAGCTCGAGGACGGCATCGTGTGGGGCGCGGAGCCGGCGTGGACGGCGGCGAGTTTCACGTCGACGGTGGACCGGGTCCTTTCGGCGCCGAATGGTTGGACCCGTTCGGCGGCTGCGCCGATTACCGATGCGGCGCAGAAGCTGACGAACGCGTCGTGGTCGTTTCAGCGGGTCAGTGGCAGTGATTTCAGTGTCCGGATCCGGTTGGCGAGTCCGAATACTGTGGACAGGTTGTGTGGTTCGGCGGGGATGGACACCCAGGGGGTGTACTCGTGCCGGTACGGCCAGACGATCATGATCAATCTGCGGCGGTGGTTGCGGGGCGCGCCGGGGTTCGCGGTGCCGATCGTGGAGTACCGGACGAATGTGATCAACCATGAGGTGGGGCACTTCCTGGGGTTCGACCACATGCTGTGCCCCGGGGCCGGTCGGCCGGCGCCGGTGATGGTGACGCAGACGATCGACCTGGGTGGGTGTGTGCCGAACTCGTCGCCGTTCGCGGCGGACGGCACGTTCATCACCGGCCCCTGGGCCGCCTCCTGACCCACCGGCCCGGGTCGACACCGCGACCCGGGCACAGCGCCGACCGCTACGGCCGCACCTTCACCTCCGCGAGGCCGAGCGTCCCCGTGCCGGCCAGCTGGATCCGGAAACGGCGGGATCCCGGTCCCCATCGGTGACTCAGGAGGCGACGAGCGCGCCGAGTTTCCAGTAGGTGCCGGCGGTCGTGGCGGTCAGCGTCAGGTCGTGCGTGCCGCCGGCCAGCGTGGTGGAGTACCACCGGAACGTGCCGATCGGTAACGCCGCCCCCGTGTCCACGAGCGTCCCCCCGCCCTCGGCGACGGTCATCCGGTCCGCCGCGTACTGGTTGTCCCCGACCAGCAGGTACACCGTGTGGCTCCCGGCCGGCAGCGTCACGCGCAGGGTGCGCGGCGCGGTGTCGGTGGCGAAGTCGCGGCGCAGGTCGTCGGGGGCCGTGCGGTCCCGGGACTGCGGGGCGGGCCCGGTCCAGCCGTACCCGAGCGTGGTCGTGTAGGCGGTCGACGGGCCGAGCCGTCGGTAGCCGGCGGTGACCGGGCTGGTGTCGGTGCCGGCGTCCAGCGCGAGGGTCGCACCGGCCGGGGCCGGCACGAGCTGGCGGGGCAGCGCCTCGGTGTCGGCGTCGATCACGGCCCGGACCAGCCCGGGCGCGGCGTCGCCCCCGAACGCGCCGGTCACGGTCACGTTCACCGTGACGGAGCCGCCGGCGGGCACGGTGAACGGCCGGTCCGGCCCCGCCGTGAACCCGTCCGGCGGGGTGACCACGAGCGTGCCGCTCGCGCCGTGCCCGCCGATGTCGTCGACCGTCACGGGCACGGTGACCGTCGCCGGCCCGGCGAGCGGCGCGGGAAACGTGGCCAGCTCCCGGATCCGGACCGGCGCGAACGCCACCTTCCACCCCAGCTTCGGCTCCCTGAACCAGGTCCGCAGCGCCTTGGTGTGGAACGGCGGCACCGGGTCCGGGTTCCCGCCGCTCCAAGTGGGGGAGCACTGGAACTCGGTCGACGTCCAGTACATCAGGCCCAGGGTGTGCGGCCGGTGTCCGAGCAGCCGGTTGTACTCGTCCACCATCGTCGCCTGGTAGTACTCGGTGCCCTTCCCGGTCCCGGCCCGCCCGGCGACGGCCTCGGCCCCGTACTCGCTGACCATCACCGGCTTGTTCCCGGCCGTGGACTGGATCGCGTCGAGCAGCCCGGGAACGTCGGCGAAGGTGTGGTCGTACCAGCCGTAGTAGACGTTGGCGAGCACCACGTCCTC
Proteins encoded in this window:
- a CDS encoding DUF3152 domain-containing protein: MSMKVSGSRVLLAGCALLVALGGCGGPTAHAAPATPGPATPSAPAGTPSPSISPTPSPTPSPSASAKPKPQPSVTLRKPVPAGADVPKAPAPPPVADGVPLQGLGTFSTAAGGTDVVGAGTTLVKYRVELEDGIVWGAEPAWTAASFTSTVDRVLSAPNGWTRSAAAPITDAAQKLTNASWSFQRVSGSDFSVRIRLASPNTVDRLCGSAGMDTQGVYSCRYGQTIMINLRRWLRGAPGFAVPIVEYRTNVINHEVGHFLGFDHMLCPGAGRPAPVMVTQTIDLGGCVPNSSPFAADGTFITGPWAAS